The following proteins are encoded in a genomic region of Brachypodium distachyon strain Bd21 chromosome 1, Brachypodium_distachyon_v3.0, whole genome shotgun sequence:
- the LOC100827732 gene encoding protein starmaker, whose product MLRQSSSRNHRSRGLKLKKALQISLLVIVSVWLLYQVKHSYEKKAAYTENDANNDTSDVRKDDQSQGDIVRLGRKGLPAKMEADSSTLDERIEDEDTEEIEQEIKHDEHDDDPIDEPDLDKDDDLPEPGEHSADKDEGSDGVGVFEDEERKERSQEDQEKSFHGDDVSSAVTHETPLQQDELTHHAQEKILYVDDASSAVSNENQEPEHKAEEARKAREKSSRGDNVSGSVDHDAQITKPLPEEQLKSMDRIFEGTANLSNGITFRGPGVNGTNPIEEYGASSTNASSNPNPSTPSMVSESQTEPAIVNLTSNHTGSERSDSTSLKGQHEQQINSAVALDNQTQLSTDLASAELNSPPNGTVALVSSDAQKVTSMDGDSGTSSSQVENKVDGTQKEDLDVSTKIMNTAIGEGEVLPE is encoded by the coding sequence ATGCTGAGGCAGAGCTCTAGCAGAAACCACAGATCGAGAGGTCTGAAGCTAAAGAAAGCTCTTCAGATAAGTCTTTTGGTTATCGTCTCTGTTTGGTTGCTCTACCAAGTAAAGCATTCGTACGAAAAGAAGGCGGCATATACTGAAAACGATGCCAATAACGACACCAGTGACGTGCGTAAAGATGATCAGAGCCAGGGGGATATCGTCAGATTGGGCCGGAAGGGCCTGCCGGCAAAGATGGAGGCCGATTCATCAACACTAGATGAACGGATAGAGGATGAAGATACTGAAGAGATAGAGCAAGAAATCAAGCATGACGAGCATGACGACGATCCCATTGATGAGCCAGACCTGGACAAGGATGATGATCTTCCTGAGCCTGGTGAGCACTCTGCTGATAAGGATGAAGGATCTGATGGTGTGGGTGTGTTTGAGGACGAAGAACGGAAGGAGCGGTCTCAGGAGGATCAAGAGAAGAGTTTCCATGGTGATGATGTATCTAGTGCTGTTACTCATGAAACTCCATTGCAGCAAGATGAGCTGACCCATCATGCCCAGGAGAAAATCTTATACGTGGATGATGCTTCCTCTGCAGTTTCTAACGAAAACCAGGAACCTGAACACAAGGCGGAGGAAGCTCGCAAGGCCAGGGAGAAGAGTTCTAGAGGTGATAATGTCTCAGGTTCTGTGGACCATGATGCCCAAATCACAAAACCTCTCCCAGAGGAACAACTGAAGAGCATGGATAGGATATTTGAAGGCACCGCCAATTTATCAAATGGAATAACATTTCGAGGCCCTGGAGTGAATGGAACCAATCCTATTGAGGAATATGGAGCCTCCTCAACTAATGCATCTTCCAATCCAAATCCGAGCACTCCCAGCATGGTCTCAGAAAGCCAGACTGAGCCAGCTATAGTAAATTTGACCAGCAACCATACTGGATCAGAGAGAAGTGATTCAACTTCTTTGAAAGGTCAACATGAGCAGCAAATAAATTCAGCAGTGGCATTGGACAATCAGACACAGCTCTCCACTGATCTGGCATCAGCTGAGCTGAATTCTCCCCCAAATGGGACTGTGGCTTTGGTTTCATCTGATGCCCAGAAGGTCACATCCATGGATGGAGATAGTGGCACATCCTCCAGTCAGGTGGAAAATAAAGTCGACGGAACTCAAAAAGAAGACCTAGATGTATCAACAAAAATCATGAACACAGCGATCGGTGAAGGTGAAGTTCTCCCAGAATGA
- the LOC100845028 gene encoding CSC1-like protein RXW8 encodes MEFSALLTSAGINIAFCALFLSLYSILRKQPHNYSVYFGRRLAEEKFRQQVDYFSFERLLPTAGWIVKAYWCTEEEIRRVAGLDSVVFLRLFIFSIRIFSITCLVCLFGVLPVNYHGQEMNHTYIPEESLNVFTIANMKEGSAMLWVHCVALYVITISACVLLFHEYKYIARKRLAHVTGSPPNPGHFSVLVRSIPKSGNELLDDTIRNFFVNYHGSSYLSHQMIYRKGNLQQFVDNAERAYRKFVRVKLSVFDQNVRSNLNRCGLCGVRASSFQLYRNKFVDAKKSDLSDPEVVEAQKDCPGAIVFFKTRYAAIVASQVLQSSNPMLWVTNLAPEPRDVYWSNLWVPYRQIWLRKIATLAASVAFMFVFIVPVAFVQSMMQLDQLKEMFPNLKGALKMSFCVRVVTGYLPSVVLLLSLYTVPPLMMRFSSFEGSISRSGRKTSACTKILFFNIWNVFFVNVLSGSVLNQLNVLTRPKDMPSMLAELVPKQATFFITYVLTSGWASLCSEILQVYNLVYNFFRKCVFCHQDNPEYAYSFPYQTEVPKVLLFNLLGFAFAIMAPLILPFLLVYFCLGYLVYRNQILNVYYPKYEMGGKLWPVMHNTIVFSLVLMQVIALGVFTIKKSPVATGFTILLLIGTILYSEYCRQRFSRIFHSYSAQDLIELDRDDEQSGRMQDIHQHLLDAYCQTPPGTGGGDNGQVPIEMIMEDPAQEVSDSSQELCDTVQEVSDSIQEHIDDK; translated from the exons ATGGAATTTTCTGCCCTTCTGACCTCGGCGGGCATAAACATCGCCTTCTGCGCGCTGTTCCTGTCGCTCTACTCCATCCTCCGCAAGCAGCCGCACAACTACAGCGTCTACTTCGGCAGGCGGCTCGCCGAGGAGAAGTTCAGGCAGCAGGTCGACTACTTCTCCTTCGAGAGGCTCCTGCCCACCGCCGGATGGATCGTCAAGGCTTACTGgtgcaccgaggaggagatcCGGCGGGTCGCCGGACTCGACTCCGTCGTCTTCCTACgcctcttcatcttcag CATACGCATCTTCTCCATTACCTGCCTTGTTTGCCTCTTTGGAGTGCTCCCTGTCAACTACCATGGCCAAGAAATGAACCACACATATATTCCAGAGGAGTCGCTGAATGTTTTCACCATTGCCAATATGAAGGAAGGATCAGCAAT GCTCTGGGTCCATTGCGTTGCTCTATATGTTATAACCATCTCGGCCTGTGTTCTTCTTTTCCAT GAGTACAAGTATATCGCGAGAAAAAGATTAGCGCATGTTACTGGATCACCGCCAAACCCTGGACATTTTTCGGTGCTTGTTCGTTCGATTCCAAAGTCAGGCAACGAGCTGCTTGATGACACTATCAGAAATTTCTTTGTTAACTATCATGGATCCAGTTACTTGTCACATCAGATGATCTATCGAAAAGGAAATCTGCAGCAATTTGTG GATAATGCAGAGAGGGCATATAGGAAATTCGTGAGGGTAAAACTTTCAGTGTTCGACCAGAATGTGCGGTCCAACTTGAACAGATGTGGTCTCTGCGGCGTACGAGCCTCCTCGTTCCAGCTCTACCGCAATAAGTTTGTTGATGCCAAGAAGTCAGACCTCAGTGATCCGGAAGTAGTTGAAGCTCAAAAG GACTGTCCAGGCGCCATAGTGTTCTTCAAGACCCGGTATGCGGCGATCGTGGCCTCGCAGGTGCTCCAGTCCTCGAACCCCATGCTGTGGGTGACCAACCTTGCCCCGGAACCGCGTGACGTGTACTGGTCCAACCTGTGGGTCCCCTACAGGCAGATCTGGCTCCGGAAGATCGCCACGCTGGCGGCCAGCGTGGCCTTCATGTTCGTCTTCATCGTCCCCGTTGCCTTCGTCCAGAGTATGATGCAGCTGGACCAGCTCAAGGAGATGTTCCCAAACCTCAAAGGCGCACTCAAGAT GTCGTTCTGCGTGAGAGTCGTAACGGGGTACCTCCCTAGCGTCGTCCTGCTGCTGTCCCTGTACACGGTTCCTCCGCTGATGATGCGCTTCTCGTCGTTCGAAGGCTCCATCTCTCGCAgcgggaggaagacgagcgccTGCACCAAGATCCTCTTCTTCAACATCTGGAacgtcttcttcgtcaacgTGCTGTCAGGGTCCGTGCTCAACCAGCTCAACGTCTTGACTAGGCCCAAGGACATGCCGTCTATGCTTGCTGAACTGGTGCCGAAGCAG GCGACATTCTTCATCACGTACGTGCTGACATCAGGCTGGGCGAGCCTGTGCTCCGAGATACTGCAGGTGTACAACCTGGTGTACAACTTCTTCAGGAAATGCGTATTCTGTCACCAGGACAACCCAGAATACGCCTACTCTTTCCCTTACCAGACCGAGGTCCCAAAGGTCCTCCTCTTCAACCTGCTGGGCTTCGCCTTCGCCATCATGGCGCCGCTCATCCTGCCCTTCTTGCTCGTCTACTTCTGCCTCGGCTACTTGGTGTACCGCAATCAG aTCCTGAACGTGTACTACCCCAAGTACGAAATGGGAGGGAAGCTGTGGCCGGTGATGCACAACACGATAGTGTTCTCCCTGGTTCTCATGCAGGTGATAGCGCTGGGCGTGTTCACCATCAAGAAGTCCCCCGTGGCCACCGGCTTCACCATCCTGCTCCTCATCGGCACCATCCTCTACAGCGAGTACTGCCGGCAGCGCTTCTCCCGCATCTTCCACTCCTACTCCGCCCAG GACCTTATAGAGCTGGACAGAGACGACGAGCAGTCCGGGAGGATGCAGGACATCCACCAGCACCTGCTGGACGCCTACTGCCAGACGCCCCCagggaccggcggcggcgacaacgGCCAAGTCCCGATCGAGATGATCATGGAGGACCCGGCGCAGGAGGTGTCGGATTCCAGCCAGGAGCTGTGCGACACGGTGCAGGAGGTGTCAGATTCCATCCAGGAGCACATCGACGACAAGTGA
- the LOC100824952 gene encoding inositol-tetrakisphosphate 1-kinase 3 isoform X1, which yields MVSGGCVGAEGEAGPEVAVAVAVEEAPAPARELVVGYALTSKKAKSFLQPKLRGLARKKGIQFVAIDQKLPLSDQGPFDVVLHKLTGKEWQRRLEEYRETHPEVTVLDPPGAIEHLLNRQSMLQEVSKLDLTDCHGKVGVPKQLFVNTDPSSIPAAVMRAGLSLPLVAKPLVAKSHELSLAYDPTSLTKLEPPLVLQEFVNHGGVLFKVYIVGDAIRVVRRFSLPNVDEGDLSNNAGVFRFPRVSCAAANADDADLDPHIAELPPRPLLEILARELRRRLGLRLFNIDMIREHGTRDRFYVIDMNYFPGYGKMPGYEHVFTDFLLSLDQKEYKRRPSYTSGEG from the exons GAGGTAGCGGTAGCGGtagcggtggaggaggcacCTGCGCCCGCGAGGGAGTTGGTGGTGGGGTACGCTCTAACGTCTAAGAAGGCCAAGAGCTTCCTGCAGCCCAAGCTCCGAGGACTCGCCAG GAAAAAAGGCATTCAATTTGTTGCAATTGATCAAAAACTTCCACTGTCAGATCAAGGCCCTTTTGATGTTGTCCTGCATAAG TTGACTGGAAAGGAGTGGCAACGGCGGTTGGAG GAATATAGGGAGACACACCCAGAAGTTACTGTTCTTGATCCACCAGGTGCCATTGAACATTTGCTCAATCGCCAATCTATGCTTCAAGAAGTTTCTAAACTGGACCTCACGGATTGTCATG GTAAAGTTGGTGTTCCCAAGCAGCTATTCGTTAACACAGATCCATCATCAATACCAGCTGCAGTTATGCGGGCTGGGTTATCTCTTCCATTAG TGGCAAAGCCTCTGGTGGCGAAGTCTCATGAGTTATCTCTCGCTTATGACCCAACTTCCTTGACGAAGCTTGAACCCCCTTTAGTTCTTCAGGAATTTGTTAACCACG GTGGTGTATTATTTAAAGTCTACATTGTCGGGGATGCAATTAGGGTTGTTCGCAGGTTTTCGCTGCCTAATGTAGATGAAGGTGATCTATCAAATAATGCCGGAGTGTTCCGGTTTCCAAGGGTCTCTTGTGCTGCAGCTAATGCGGATGATGCAGATCTTGACCCTCATATTGCTG AACTTCCTCCAAGACCACTGCTCGAGATATTGGCAAGAGAGCTGCGGCGCCGACTG GGTCTTAGGTTGTTCAACATTGATATGATCAGGGAGCATGGGACAAGAGATCGATTTTATGTCATAGACATGAACTATTTTCCTG GGTATGGTAAAATGCCTGGATATGAGCACGTTTTCACCGATTTTCTGCTGAGCCTAGATCAGAAGGAATACAAGAGACGACCAAGCTATACGTCGGGCGAGGGGTGA
- the LOC100824952 gene encoding inositol-tetrakisphosphate 1-kinase 3 isoform X2 has protein sequence MFNEYRETHPEVTVLDPPGAIEHLLNRQSMLQEVSKLDLTDCHGKVGVPKQLFVNTDPSSIPAAVMRAGLSLPLVAKPLVAKSHELSLAYDPTSLTKLEPPLVLQEFVNHGGVLFKVYIVGDAIRVVRRFSLPNVDEGDLSNNAGVFRFPRVSCAAANADDADLDPHIAELPPRPLLEILARELRRRLGLRLFNIDMIREHGTRDRFYVIDMNYFPGYGKMPGYEHVFTDFLLSLDQKEYKRRPSYTSGEG, from the exons ATGTTCAAT GAATATAGGGAGACACACCCAGAAGTTACTGTTCTTGATCCACCAGGTGCCATTGAACATTTGCTCAATCGCCAATCTATGCTTCAAGAAGTTTCTAAACTGGACCTCACGGATTGTCATG GTAAAGTTGGTGTTCCCAAGCAGCTATTCGTTAACACAGATCCATCATCAATACCAGCTGCAGTTATGCGGGCTGGGTTATCTCTTCCATTAG TGGCAAAGCCTCTGGTGGCGAAGTCTCATGAGTTATCTCTCGCTTATGACCCAACTTCCTTGACGAAGCTTGAACCCCCTTTAGTTCTTCAGGAATTTGTTAACCACG GTGGTGTATTATTTAAAGTCTACATTGTCGGGGATGCAATTAGGGTTGTTCGCAGGTTTTCGCTGCCTAATGTAGATGAAGGTGATCTATCAAATAATGCCGGAGTGTTCCGGTTTCCAAGGGTCTCTTGTGCTGCAGCTAATGCGGATGATGCAGATCTTGACCCTCATATTGCTG AACTTCCTCCAAGACCACTGCTCGAGATATTGGCAAGAGAGCTGCGGCGCCGACTG GGTCTTAGGTTGTTCAACATTGATATGATCAGGGAGCATGGGACAAGAGATCGATTTTATGTCATAGACATGAACTATTTTCCTG GGTATGGTAAAATGCCTGGATATGAGCACGTTTTCACCGATTTTCTGCTGAGCCTAGATCAGAAGGAATACAAGAGACGACCAAGCTATACGTCGGGCGAGGGGTGA